The genomic region atattctattggctCTCTAGCAGGACTCTATTTAATATGATGTACAGTAAAGAAATGAAATTTTAAAGGTTTCAAGTAAATGTTTAATTTTATACATGATACATATATGAAAATAAATTATGTCCATACAaaagtaaattttttatttataaatttgcttaaaaagtataatttttaaatatggcATCGGACTAATAAGTCAAGTTAAACTGAAATGTAACTTAGCCTAAAATATATACTGAATTCAGGTAAGAAAAACGAGGTTTGAGAGGAGCCCTAAACAACCCTAGTTATTGGAACATCTATAGTTTTTGGCTcttttactatatatatatgtgtgtgtggaTGTATGAGGAAATGTTAGTTGTtgaaatataagataaaaaaaaaaaagcattggTCATCTAGAATTTTTTATACAATATAAGAAATAAatcttttaatttgaaaataatgttattatttttataaattcatgcaaatatataatataaaaaaaatcgtGTGAAGTGGCAATATTATTACTCTATCTATAAtgtaatatatttaaaattaatcaatTTAGATTAGTTTAGTCGTTTATTAGTCTATTTAAGTAAGTATTGTGTTCGAATTTAATCCTATATTTATTGGCTATTAATAAACTCTTAAACGAAACTTTAATCCTAAATTTATCAGACCGCGAGATACGAGATATTGTTCTTTCTTCACTTTATTAACATTTTTTATTAATgattgataaaataaaatattaactaacaacatACAAAATAATTGAGATgcctaataattaaaaatttattaaaaactaaaacgTCTAATTAAATATTTCTTAAAGATTGATTTGGAGTATTACTTGAAAATTTAGTTGGGATTCTAGAAATATGTAATGTCACTTTTCTAGTTTTCTTTCACTTTATCCATGTCAACATCTTCCCTGCTAcattcattattcatcatcaactTGCATATATAGATATTTTTCTAGCTATTTTTCCCAACTCTTTTTTCTTCCCTTAAACTTTGTGAACTTGATAAGAATGACTCATCACTATTTATCATTGCCTCTTAATTCTCTCCTTAATTAGTTGTTTGACTAGCTATATTTAAAGTTGCGTCTATTATCTTTTTGTGTCACAAATCAAAAATCATTTTCATAATAATtacttttttctcttttaattttattttggaactGATCAAATACAAATTGCACACTACTGTTTACTTttgtttcaaattaaaataaactcTCAAAAAAAATTGCCAatataattctaaaaataatttagtaatttTACCAACAcagttaaaagaaaaaaatgtcaaAGACTATTGAAACATTTAATAATAAAGACACCAATTTAAACTCTAGAAAANNNNNNNNNNNNNNNNNNNNNNNNNNNNNNNNNNNNNNNNNNNNNNNNNNNNNNNNNNNNNNNNNNNNNNNNNNNNNNNNNNNNNNNNNNNNNNNNNNNNNNNNNNNNNNNNNNNNNNNNNNNNNNNNNNNNNNNNNNNNNNNNNNNNNNNNNNNNNNNNNNNNNNNNNNNNNNNNNNNNNNNNNNNNNNNNNNNNNNNNNNNNNNNNNNNNNNNNNNNNNNNNNNNNNNNNNNNNNNNNNNNNNNNNNNNNNNNNNNNNNNNNNNNNNNNNNNNNNNNNNNNNNNNNNNNNNNNNNNNNNNNNNNNNNNNNNNNNNNNNNNNNNNNNNNNNNNNNNNNNNNNNNNNNNNNNNNNNNNNNNNNNNNNNNNNNNNNNNNNNNNNNNNNNNNNNNNNNNNNNNNNNNNNNNNNNNNNNNNNNNNNNNNNNNNNNNNNNNNNNNNNNNNNNNNNNNNNNNNNNNNNNNNNNNNNNNNNNNNNNNNNNNNNNNNNNNNNNNNNNNNNNNNNNNNNNNNNNNNNNNNNNNNNNNNNNNNNNNNNNNNNNNNNNNNNNNNNNNNNNNNNNNNNNNNNNNNNNNNNNNNNNNNNNNNNNNNNNNNNNNNNNNNNNNNNNNNNNNNNNNNNNNNNNNNNNNNNNNNNNNNNNNNNNNNNNNNNNNNNNNNNNNNNNNNNNNNNNNNNNNNNNNNNNNNNNNNNNNNNNNNNNNNNNNNNNNNNNNNNNNNNNNNNNNNNNNNNNNNNNNNNNNNNNNNNNNNNNNNNNNNNNNNNNNNNNNNNNNNNNNNNNNNNNNNNNNNNNNNNNNNNNNNNNNNNNNNNNNNNNNNNNNNNNNNNNNNNNNNNNNNNNNNNNNNNNNNNNNNNNNNNNNNNNNNNNNNNNNNNNNNNNNNNNNNNNNNNNNNNNNNNNNNNNNNNNNNNNNNNNNNNNNNNNNNNNNNNNNNNNNNNNNNNNNNNNNNNNNNNNNNNNNNNNNNNNNNNNNNNNNNNNNNNNNNNNNNNNNNNNNNNNNNNNNNNNNNNNNNNNNAATGATTTCAGTTTttcatttatatataaattaactCTAAATTAGCAAATCCAATCTCATAATGTGGCATTAGATTTTGGTGGTGGTAACCTAGCTATAGTGGTTCTTCCTCTTTTAGGAGTTCACTAATTGACCACTATTCACCCCTTTAATTTCAAGGATCCAATTCTAAGTATGGAGATGATGATATTCTTTCTGATTAATACTGCTTTGTACAGATGTCAACCTGGGGTATTCAGTACATGAAATTCCCATACCTCTATTTTGAGTGTCACATTGCTACCTAGCTAGCTTATTTTGTacactgaaaaagaaaaaagaatattaaagagaaaataacttttgttaaaaaaaaaaatcagagagCCCTCTTTGTTGATTGTGATTGTGATGATGGAAGAAAACTTTCCAAGGAAAGAATAATATATAAATCCTCACCAAATTATATGGTAATCCTAACACCATTTTTTTAATCCTAAGGTAGTAGGATCTAATAAAATAATGAGAAAAACACATAATGCTATAATTAAATATTCACATAAACATATTAATAAAGAAATGAAGTAAAATAATtgcatgagagagagagagagagagagagagagaaaaggcaTTAACTCTCTCCTCTTCCATCACATGCAATGAGATGCCCCAAATTCCTCTATTTAAGACCCTTCAACTCTTCCACCCTTATCATTCAATCCAAACTGAAATCACAAATCCTCACAAACAAAACCAAAAAAACCAAGActttctctctcactctctcaacTTCCAAAAGTATCTCATTCAAAAAACACATCCATTGATAACTAAGATGGAGAACTTGTTGCGCCTAGTGGATCATGAGGAGTTTTTCTCAAGAAGATGCATTTGGGTGAATGGCCCTGTAATTGTAGGTGCAGGACCCTCAGGTCTTGCAACTGCAGCATGCCTTAGAGAACAAGGGGTACCCTTCATGCTTCTCGAAAGAGAAGATTGCATAGCTTCCTTATGGCAAAAGCGCACTTACGACCGACTCAAACTTCACCTTCCAAAGCAGTTTTGCCAACTCCCCAAGCTTCCATTCCCTGCGGATTTCCCAGAATACCCTTCCAAGAAGCAGTTCATTCAGTACCTTGAATCCTACGCAACCAAATTCCAGATCAATCCAAGGTTCAATGAGTGTGTCCAGTTTGCAAGGTATGATGAGACTAGCGGCTTATGGAGGGTCAAGACTAAAACGTCTGCCTCCGCTGAGTTCGAGTATATTTGTAGGTGGTTGGTGGTGGCCNNNNNNNNNNNNNACTCGCCGACTTCAAAGGCGATGTCATCCATGCCGCTGACTATAAGTCAGGGGAGAAATTCAGGGGAAAGAAGGTTCTCGTCGTCGGATGCGGCAACTCCGGCATGGAACTCTCGCTTGACCTCTGCAATTACAATGCATCACCGTCAATGGTGGTTCGCAGCTCGGTAAGCTTTCTCGTAGCTTCTTTCTCTTCTGTCTCCACTATCAACTTAAACTTTTGGACAAATAATCTTACCATATAATATCAAGAACAAAAATACTTTTCTCACACTAAAAATAGCTACTAAAATGAGCTATCAATGTATTCGTATTCCAGCCTAATGATTGAGTTTGGGGACTGATTTTaatgtacacgtagcataatcctatcaaaaatttgtttgaaaattCTTTTTATTGGTTTCTTTTTGGTCCATCCAGTCAAATTTTTGGAATAAGTAATTTcataatataatatttaaatttgaataaaaagTCTGATCGGAGTCTTGAAATTCATGTAGGTTCATGTTTTGCCAAGAGAAATATGCCGAAAATCGACGTTTGAATTGGCGGTTACCCTGATGAAATGGTTGCCGTTATGGTTGGTTGACAAGCTGCTACTGATCCTGGCATGGTTGGTTTTGGGAAACATAGCGAAATACGGGCTAAAGCGGCCGGCGGAGGGGCCGTTACAGCTGAAGAACTCGAAGGGGAAGACACCGGTTCTTGACATTGGGACCTTAGAGAAGATCAGATCCGGTGATATAAAAGTGGTGCCAGGGATCAAGAAGCTTAACGGTTTCAGCGTCGAGCTTGTTAACGGTGAAGAGCACGACGTTGACGCCGTTGTTCTTGCCACCGGTTACCGTAGCAATGTCCCTTGTTGGCTCCAAGAAGGTGAATTTTTCTCAAAGAATGGGTTCCCAAAGTCACCATTCCCAAATGGCTGGAAAGGGAATTCAGGGCTTTATGCTGTTGGGTTCACAAGGAGAGGCCTCTCAGGTGCTTCTTCTGATGCTATCAGAATTGCACAAGATATTGGTCATGTTTGGAAGCAAGACactaagcaaaagaaaaaaacaacCACTGCTTGCCATAGACGCTGCATTTCccaattctaaaataaaaaaaaaaattacaaaagtatacattatacatatatacatacataaataCAATACATACAAATATACAGGCAGTGGTGTTTGTTTCTTTGGCTTTTTATCCTTAGGTAGGAATTTGTCTTGTGTAAAGAAAAATTGACACAATATGTTGTACAAAGATACAGAAAATAAGACATAGCACAGAGACTGAGCCCTCTCCAAAGGCCcaagtattttttttaatgtgcTTTCGGGCTTTctaggaaaaaaaaaaacactcaagGATGATGAGGCTTTTCATTGACTTTTCTTCCAATTTTCTTACAGCATATGCATATGTAATGTACCACTATCATACTTCAGTGATCAATTACAGTTTCTACAGTTTTTAACATCAGTTCAAATCTCTGTCTGCCTTGTGTTTATTTATTCTTCAAATGGAAAAGGGACACAAGAAATTATTGGTATAATTAGTAAAGAACTATCTACTTATATCTCAATGTGTATATCACTTTAATGattgaatctttttttttttggtcgatCTTTAATGATTGAAACTTAGGTAGCTCTCTAAGTACATGTGAAAACAAATGATGTCAAAATCTGTCTAACTTTTTCCGTCTACCAAAATAATTCAGAAAATAGTGAAATATATGGTTGCCTGCATGAGCCCAAATTATTGATATGTAGCCAACATTTTCTAGTCAAATATGGAAACCTTACAATAAAAATTTACCAATTGTATAATTGTCGCTAAAATCTTTTAGAGATAAAGTATAAAATAATTAATGTCTAACAATTGTCTGTAAATATATTAGTAGTTATTTTTATTGCTGTTCAAAATAAAATACAAGGTTACTAAAAGGAGCAAAGAAAGAAAGGTCAATATACTAGTTTCTATTTTGAGGCTTGCTCTTAGGTTTGTTGAGTTCCTTTCTATCTTATCACCTGCTTCCATTTGATTAGACATTCTCCAATATAAGATGAAGAAAAAGAGTAGTCTTGAGGTCAAGAGTTTTTCGTCATTGACTTTCTTATCTAGCAGTAGGTTGGTGGAGGCTTAAAAGCAGCTAGCCAACAAAAATTAACTGGATCTTCATGTGATGTAAGGTTCATTATCCTGTTCATTTGACACACTACAAATaaatatgattttattaatttattttgtgtTAAGAATATGACATCAAATAGTAGAGATGTTATATCCGGTAAATTGTAATGGCCCACAAACTCAATGTAACCACTGGCTGCGCAACTATTGCATCACATCAATTATAAGAAGTTTTTCTAAATATCGATccattttttattacaaaaaattGTTGGTTGTTAATTGTTGGCTAATTTTTTTATTGACTAACactaaaaatatactatttaGTTACTAAATCAATCGTTAAATAGGAAATTAACCACTGATTTAGTGAAGAGACGAAAAGTTTAGTtttgaatatttttaaaaaaaatttgatcgTAAAATCAATAGATTATGGTAAAATTAACAATCGATTTAAAAATCAGCTTAAAAATTAAGCTAAAAATAGTTGGTCGTTAAATCAATCACAAATGAGTTGATCGCTAAGTCGATTGATAACGATTAAATTAATGTCCGATTTAGCAATCAACAAAGATAATAAGTTATGAAACAAGTTAATGATAAAATTAGCAAAAAATTTTATGACCAACATGAAAATTAAGCTGAAAACTATTGGTCGCTTAATTAGTCATTAAGGAGTAGTTTTTAAATCGGTATTTTAATGATTAAATTAGCAACTATTTTAAcgacaaacaaataaaaattaaattataaaatatttgattGCAAAATCAATTGCtaatgataaaaataataattgactGATTGACCAATATAAAATTAGTTCTAAATATTGTTAGTCTTTAACTCAATTGCTAGGGACCAACAACAAAATTTGGATAAAAAATTTTTTGGTCACTAAATTGATAATCGTCACGGATAAATCTACCAAAAAAAAATGTCTATATTATATGTCATTGATTTTTCAATATGTTAAATTTGATCAACGAATGTTATAATAATAAACTAAACTAAACCCTCTGTTAGCAGTCTATATAGTCAATAAAATGCTTGTGTGTGTAATTAGCTATTATTCTGTTAGGTTAATGTTAGTACTTATTTTTCTTATTCATTGCtttcaaataattattttttatcttcttttatattattattaatatacgAACTGACACTTTGCTGAGTTGTTGTATCTGTGTGTTGGACACATTTCAGATACGATACTTACCGATACTTGTCCGACACACATGTCTACTATGTCCAActatatcttaataaaaaataaaaaattcttttccgAACACGCTTGGATACACCTAAATACCATTACGTATCAGCGTGTCCAATTTTATTCTTAACAtgcatttttaaaataaatttagaaataataaatattattatttattaaaacaaaatatattttaaatactttatataattaaaataagcattaaaaataattaaaaaaataatttatattttaatatcaataaaatatcaaaatacatttacaatttatttaaaaaatactttatgttttatatatatgcatgtttttgtgtcttataagattttaaaattcgtgtATCGACATATTCCATGTCGTGTCATGTCCCATATATATCTGTATTAGTATTCGTGCATCATAATTATTAAtgtatctaattttttatttaaacatGAATGTTGTTTtgatat from Arachis ipaensis cultivar K30076 chromosome B02, Araip1.1, whole genome shotgun sequence harbors:
- the LOC107628254 gene encoding LOW QUALITY PROTEIN: probable indole-3-pyruvate monooxygenase YUCCA5 (The sequence of the model RefSeq protein was modified relative to this genomic sequence to represent the inferred CDS: inserted 1 base in 1 codon) translates to MENLLRLVDHEEFFSRRCIWVNGPVIVGAGPSGLATAACLREQGVPFMLLEREDCIASLWQKRTYDRLKLHLPKQFCQLPKLPFPADFPEYPSKKQFIQYLESYATKFQINPRFNECVQFARYDETSGLWRVKTKTSASAEFEYICRWLVVAXXXXXSPXFKGDVIHAADYKSGEKFRGKKVLVVGCGNSGMELSLDLCNYNASPSMVVRSSVHVLPREICRKSTFELAVTLMKWLPLWLVDKLLLILAWLVLGNIAKYGLKRPAEGPLQLKNSKGKTPVLDIGTLEKIRSGDIKVVPGIKKLNGFSVELVNGEEHDVDAVVLATGYRSNVPCWLQEGEFFSKNGFPKSPFPNGWKGNSGLYAVGFTRRGLSGASSDAIRIAQDIGHVWKQDTKQKKKTTTACHRRCISQF